A portion of the Betta splendens chromosome 2, fBetSpl5.4, whole genome shotgun sequence genome contains these proteins:
- the LOC114849586 gene encoding C-type mannose receptor 2-like: MLMRTMMDTTLLKVFYLSGWFIFSSGLYHEYHFVNTNLTWSQALTYCRTTYTDLATIETITEMNQVINISSSSNSQVWIGLYYGYYGQWTYDIRAFTLVDWQNQIENGQLLQYCLSRSFSTNGGWSDENCSLEHPFVCVNGTQEVYVNQPMDWFTAWRYCRENFTDLDSYGYVPWNPSSWLYNAWYNNQNLNNLVPPDVRVWIGFVLHPQMYWSDRSSSLFRYWDNSTFSYGSVYAGWLRGAVDLQRSGKWRLLPDYATLPFVCYGSLKVSTTTQAPTVDKKSITVLKLRLSSSVDLNNPNVSDNILKQLQDRLKEKGVSGVTLRWRKQPDGKIFHKEEKPTHVNDGC, encoded by the exons ATGTTGATGAGGACGATGATGGACACAACCTTACTGAAAGTGTTTTATCTCTCAG GGTGGTTCATCTTCTCCTCAGGTCTTTACCATGAGTATCACTTTGTTAATACAAATTTGACCTGGAGTCAGGCTCTGACCTACTGCAGAACCACATACACAGACCTGGCAACCATTGAAACCATCACTGAAATGAATCAAGTTATTAACATTTCCTCTAGCAGCAACTCCCAGGTCTGGATTGGTCTGTACTATGGTTATTATGGGCAGTGGACATACGACATTAGGGCCTTTACGTTAGTAGATTGGCAGAACCAAATTGAGAATGGTCAGCTTTTACAGTATTGTTTAAGTCGTAGTTTTTCAACTAATGGAGGAtggagtgatgaaaactgtTCACTTGAACATCCCTTTGTCTGTGTTAATG GAACACAGGAGGTTTATGTGAATCAGCCTATGGACTGGTTCACAGCCTGGAGGTACTGCAGAGAGAACTTCACTGACCTAGACTCTTATGGTTACGTACCATGGAATCCCAGCTCATGGTTGTACAACGCATGGTACAACAACCAAAATCTGAACAATTTGGTGCCACCTGATGTGCGAGTCTGGATCGGCTTTGTTTTGCATCCACAAATGTACTGGTCTGATCGCAGCAGCTCCTTATTCAGATACTGGGATAACAGTACATTCTCCTATGGCTCTGTATATGCTGGCTGGCTCCGTGGTGCTGTGGATTTGCAGAGATCAGGAAAATGGAGGTTACTTCCCGATTATGCAACGTTACCATTTGTCTGCTATGGCAGCCTTAAAGTTTCTACAACCACACAGGCTCCTACGGTGGATAAGAAGAGTATAACAG TACTTAAACTCAgactcagctcctctgtggatcTGAACAATCCTAATGTGAGTGACAACATTCTGAAACAG ctgcaggacagactgaAGGAGAAAGGAGTGAGTGGAGTCACACTGAGGTGGAGGAAACAGCCTGATGGGAAAATCTTTCACAAGGAGGAAAAACCTACACATGTGAATGATGGATGTTGA